The genomic region CGGCAATGTCATTCCGAACAATCCGGCATTTCCCTTGCTGCTTTATCGCGGCGTGCTGAATGGTGACGACCGGGCAGCCGGCTTTGAAGCGTTGTTTGGACGAAACGGCTGGGGCAATATGTGGCGAAATGGCGTCTATCCGTTCCATCATTATCATTCGAAAACCCATGAGGCGCTGGGCTTTGCAATCGGTTCGGCGACGTTGATGCTCGGGGGGCCGACGGGCCTCAAGGTCGAGGTCCATGCCGGCGATGCGGCGGTATTGCCTGCTGGAACCGGCCATTGCCGGATTTCGGCAAGCAGTGATTTCCTGGTGGTCGGTGCCTATCCGGCTGGAGCCGATTATGACCTCTGCCGTGACGAGCCAACGCCGGAACAAATGAAACGGATTCAAAACCTCGCCGCGCCAATCACCGATCCCGTTACCGGCGGAAGCGGCGGGCTTATTGCGCTGTGGCGCTGAAATGCCGGTGGCCGCTCGCCGGGATTGAATTGGAGGCGGAAGGGCGGAATGTGTGGGGCTGGGCAGTGGCTTGATTAACATGGCCGCGAGCATCATTTGATTGCGATTAACCTATAGCTGACAGCTTCTTGCTCTTTTGTAGACGCTGCCGGTCATCAACGTGACGCATCCTGCGTCCGAGGAGTTTCTCAATGGGCATCATTGATCGCGACATCCAGCCGTCTTCGGACACCGGATTGCTGGATGCCTATTCTTTAGCAGTGTCTTCGTCGGTCGATCGTGTCGGCCCTGCGGTCGGTCGGATCGAAAGAGCCGGTGGGCGTGCCGCTCATGGATCGGGCTTTGCAATCTCGCCGGATGGCCTTGTCGTCACCAACAATCATGTCGTGGATGACGCCAAGAATATCCGGATCACCACGCCGGAAGGAGCGGTCGTCGAGGGCAGGGTGCTAGGACGCGATGCTGATACCGACCTCGCTTTGATCCGCGCGAACGACTGGACGGGTGCTTGGGCGAAACTGGGGGACTCAAAAAGCCTTAAGCGCGGCCATATCGCCATAGCAATCGGTAATCCTCTGGGCTTTGAATGGACGGTCACGGCAGGAATAGTATCCGCATTGGGTCGGTCGATGCGGGCGGCCAGTGGTCGTTTGATGGAGGACATCATCCAGACCGATGCCGCACTCAACCCAGGCAATTCCGGCGGTCCACTGGTGTCGTCTGCGGGTGAGGTGATCGGCGTTAACACCGCGATCATCCAAGGCGCGCAAAGCATCGCGTTCGCGGTCGCGTCCAATACGGCAAAGCATGTGGTCTCCGAGCTTCTACGCTTCGGTCATGTTCGCAGAGCCTATGTCGGCATTGCTGCGGACACCGTCGAGCTCCATCGAAGGATAGCTTTGGAAGCGGGCATCGTGCAAAAGACGGCCGTCCGACTTCGCCGCGTCGAGCCGGGCGGCCCAGCCGAGAAGGCGGGGCTGCAGGAGGGCGATTATCTCCTGTCAATCGACCGCCATCCGGTTTCGGGCGTCGACGACGTCGTGAGATTGATGGACGGAGAAAGGATCGACACGGACAGCGATTTCCTGATCTTCTCGGTGGCAGGCCGGATAGAAAATCGTACGGTCAGGCCGCATCGCAGGCATTCATAGCGCCACAAAGCCGTGAGTCATGTCATTGAGACAGCCCGGACATCAGTTCCGGCTCACGCCCTATTGCAGTTGGGGAAAGCCGGCGGTGAAGCGGCGCCAGCCTGTCACTGGTATCAATTCTCGACGATAATGCCGCCCGAATAGCCAGCAATGAAGGGACGGAAGGGGTAGCGCTGCCAAGGGAGCCCTAGTTCCGGCACGACGCAGTACACTAGAGGGAAGGCATAAGCAGCAGTCAGCGTAACCGAGCGGCTCCTCCATTACCGTCAATCGAACGCGCGGGATAAAGATGAGCGGGAAGCACCGCAAGGGTCGTCACAAACTGGCGGTTTGCCTCGATCCGCACCTGCTTCCAGACGGCGAGATAGTCAAGCATGTTACCGCAACGGCCATCAGAACGAGGCTCTTTGCCGGATCATGGTGGCGCCAAAAGGTCGCGAGGTGAAAGACTCGGTAGATCGTGAAGGTCTGACGCGGACCGAAGTCAAAGACCAGCGGCAGTGAAAAGCGCTTGTGCCGCGCCAATCTTTGGAGCGAAATTGCCTGATCCTTCGAATATGTTGACAATCATAGTCATGTTATCTAACACCCCTCAAACCAACGGCATCTTGCACCTGTCGAGGCAGGCGGAGTGTTTGATTGGTCCGCGCATGAGAGGGGCTGTGTATGGAACTGCGTGTAGGACTGCTGACTGTTTTGCTGGCGACGGTAAGTCGCGCCGCACTGGCGCAAGATGCCACGGCGCTGGAGCGCATCGAGATCAAGGCGGGGTCTTCGACATCGACGATGGGCACCGCTCCGGACGGATATCCGGGCGGACAGGTGGCGCGCGGCGGTCGCATTGGATTGGTCGGCAACCGAGACTTCATCGATACGCCGTTCAACATTACCAGCTACACAGCGCAGACGATCGAAAATCAGGGCGCTCAGACGGTAGCCGATGTCGTGGCCAATGATCCATCGGTGAGAAGCACCCATGCGTCCGGCGGTATGCTCGATTCCTTCTATGTCAGGGGATTCCCGCTCAACGAGGGGAACTTCGGCGAAGTCGCCTTCGACGGCGTATTCGGTGTCGCTCCGACCTACCGCCTGTTCACGGACTATGCAGAGCGCGTGGAGGTTCTTAAGGGGCCGACGGCGCTTCTTTACGGCATATCGCCGAACAGCAGTGTCGGCGGCACCATCAACATTGTGCCGAAGCGCGCTTCAGACGTCGACTTGACGCGGGTGACGACCGATTATGCTTCGGATCTTTACGGCGGCAGCCATCTGGACCTGAGCCGCCGTTTCGGCGAGGAACGCCAGTTTGGTGCGCGCTTCAACGGCAGTTTTCATGGTGGCGATACGCCGATCGACAATCAGTCGCGCGACATTGCGGTGGGCGCTCTCGCTCTCGACTACGAGGGCGAAGATCTAAGGGCGACGCTCGACTTCATTGGCCAGCGCGAAGACTTCGACGCTCCGCTGCGCCCGTTCTTTCCGATGGCCGGCATAGAAATTCCAGACGCGCCAGATGGCCGGTCAAATGTTCAGGAACCTTGGGAGTGGTCGAAGAGCAAGGACCTGTCCTGGCTGGGGCGCATCGAATATGATCTCAGTGACACCGTGACAGTGTTCGGTGCCGTTGGCGGCGGCAATTCGCGCGTCGAGCGTCTTTTCGGCACGCCAACCATTCTGAACTCCGCCGGCGACGTCAGCATTACGCCGCAGAATTTCATTTTCGATGTCGACCGGCTCACGGCCGAGACAGGCATAAGGGCTGCGTTCGAGACGGAGGCCGTGCAACATGCCGTCACGTTCCAGGTCAGCGGTCTCCAGCAGACGCTCAACCGGGGCTCGAACTCGGGAACCGCGCAACTCACCAACCTCTTTGATCCGCTTCCCCGCCCCGAACAGGAGGTGCCGCAACCGAGCCACGTGCCGAAAGTGTCCGAGAACACGTTCTACGGTTTTGCTCTCTCCGACACGATGTCAATGCTGGACGAGCGTGTGCAGTTGACGCTGGGTGGGCGCTGGCAAAATGTCGATACCGAAAACTTTAGTCCGGTGACAGGCGACGTCACCAGCTCTTCCGATGAGGCCGCAGTGACCCCACTTGCTGGTATTGTCGTCAAGCCGTGGGAGAACGTCGCCCTCTACGCCAACTATGTCGAAGGCCTGAGCGTCGGCGACACCGCTCCCACGACAGCCATCAACGCCGGCGAGACGCTCGCTCCCTATCGGTCCAAACAATACGAAATCGGCACGAAAGTCGACCTCGGACGGGTGGCGGTAACCGTCAGCGCGTTCCAGATCGAAAAGCCCTTCGGTCAGCTTGAGACGCGCGGCGGTGACCTCGTCTTCATCGAAGGCGGCGAGCAGCGCAACCGCGGCGTGGAGCTCAGCATCTTCGGCGAAGTAACGCCTGAGGTCCGGGTGCTTGGCGGTGTGACCTTCATTCATGGCGAGTTGACGAAAACGAACAGCGCAACAACCCAAGGCAATACCCCTATTGGCGTGCCGTCGGTGCAGGTCAATGTGGGAGCGGAATGGGATACGCCCTTCATGCCCGGCCTGACGCTTGCCGGCAATGTCATCCACACGGACGAGCAGTTCGTCAACGCGGCGAATACACAGACGATCCCCTCATGGACGCGCCTTGACCTCGGCGCCAGATATCACACCGAAATCAACGAAAAGCCTGTTACCTTCCGCGCCGAAGTCGAGAATGTCTTCGACCTCGATTATTGGTCCGGCGTTGCGAGCTTCGGCACGATCTCGCAGGGAGCACCGCTGACGGTGAAGGTTTCGATGACGACGGATTTTTAACGGCGCGGTGAGTGCCGCCGCCGACGGACGAACCATCTTAGTGATACGCACCGAAGCGCTGGCCAAATGCCGGCGCTTCGGCCGTTTGGAGCTCGACTGACCGGACCCAAACACGTAAGAGCTTATTGCCGATCAGCCACTTGCGGCTATGGGGAAGCAATCTTCGCTTCAGCTTGCGTTGTGGACAATGAAGAGACAAGGAGAGGCTCTCCTAATATCAAGAGCCTCGCCCGCGGAAAGCCGTTTGCGCGGCTGGTTCCTGTCTAATTCGCCCTGTCAGAAAGGCTGACGGCATAGCCCGGCCGATAGGGGATAGGCAGGAAGCGGCGGTGGTATTCCGCAAATGTCACGTCCGGGTCAAGATCGGCGAACAGGTCCGGATGGAACCATTTCGCCAGTTGCTGGACCGCAAAGAACTCATAGGGGCTGTTGTAGAACTGGTGCCAGATACCGTGGAAATTTTGCGTTTTCTGCGCGGTGATGCCGGTATAGGCGCTACGGGTGGTGAACCATTCGAGCTTCTTGCGGGTCACCTCGGGATCGGCGCCCGGGCCGAGCGGGATCCACTTGCCACCTGGGACATAGGCTTCCCAGTCGGCGCTGGTAACCACCACCTGCTCAGGATCGGCGGCGATTACCTGCTCGGGGTTGAGCTGCCCGAAGGTGGAGGGAAGCAAGTCGCTGCCGATATTGTGGCCGCCAGCAAGCTCGACATATTTGCCGAAGTTTTCCGCCCCAAATGACAGGCAGCAATCATCGGCATACCCGCCGATCCGTTCGACGAACACGCTCGGGCGTTGCGGCTTTGCACGGGCGAGCACATCGCTCACGCGGGACATGGCCTGATGCCGGAAAGCGATAATCTCTTCCGCGCGCGTATCGCGCGCCATGATCTTGCCAAGGAGGCGAATGGTCGGTTCGGTGTTCTTCAGCGGGGCGTGACGGAAGTCGATATAGAGGACGGGAATCTTCAGCTCCGCCAGCCTCTCGATATAGTTGACGTCCTGATTGGCCCTCATCGCTTCGAGATTAAGCAGCACCACATCGGGCTTCTGGACGATCGTCGATTCGATGTCGATCAGCCCATTCTCCTTTCCTGCGAAGGCCGGAAGCTTCGCCAGTTGGGGAAAGGCGTCGAGATACTGGGCGTAGGTGGCGGGATCGGCCTCGACCAGATCATTGCGCCATCCGACGACGCGGGCCAACGGGTCTTCCTTGTCGAGCGAGGCGATGAGATAAAGCTGCCGCCCCTCTCCAAGGAGAATCCGCTTGACCGGCGCGTTCACTGTCACCTCACGGCCGGCGATGTCGGTGACAGTGATCGGGGCTTGCGTTGCCTGTTCGCCGGCGAATATGATCGCCGGGCTTAGTGCAATCAACACAAAAGCCGCGATCACGGCACGCAAGGGCGAACGATCTTTCCTCACGATAATTCTCCTTTGTCGAATGGCGGGCGCGATTTGAGCCATAGGCAGAGCGCCACTAAAAAAGATAGGCCATAAAGGCTCGCAACGAGCGGGAATGCGATTTCGAGACCGTATCGTTGCGTGGCAACAACGCCGGCGACGATCCCGACGACCGAAGCAATCTGCTGGCAGCTCTGTGCGAGCCCCAGGACCGATCCCTGCCGGTCGCTTTGCGTGGCTGCCGAAACGAGGGACAGCAGCACCGGCGTCGTTCCTCCAAGCAGCGCGCCCCAAGCGAAATAGAGCGTAGCGAATAGGCCGATGGCACGGGTCGAGCCGGCAAGACTGGTGACCGCGAGGCAGCCGGCTGTGATCAACACGCTCCATCCGAGTACAAAGGACGGCGGGCGATCCTCGAAGAGCCGTGCCCACAAGGGCGCGGTGACCACGAAACCGAGCGCCATGAGCCCGTAGCTTAAGCCGGTGACCCAATGATGAGCGCTGTAGACCTCCGACATGAAGAGCGAAAACGGCACCTGCAGGACCATCCTGCTTGTCAGCAGTATCCCCATCAGTGCCAGGAGTCCGGGCACGGATAAGCCGGCCGATGGCGCAAGACCCGCCGTGCTCCGCTTTGCCGGGCCCTTGAAGCCCGCCCCTCCTGGCGGTACCGGCAAGCTACCCCAGGCAACAATGGCGCAGAGCGCACAGATCACGCCCGCGGTGAGATTGACGGCTGCGAACGGCAAGGCATCAAGGATAAGGCCACCCAGGAAGGCGCCACCAAGAGAGCCGACATTGGTTGCCACCTGGAGCCAGGCAAAGAGACGCGCGCGATCGCGCCCGCCTGTGATCTGCACGCTATAGGCCTGGGCCGGGGCGATATAGCCGGCGCACGCCCCCTGCAGGAAGCGCAGAGCCAGAATGGTCCACACATCGTTCGCGAAGGCGACAAGTAGTTGCGTGACCGCCAGGCCCGCCAAGGCGCGGACCATCATCAGCCGATTGCCGTAGCGGTCGCCCATGCGCCCCCAAAAGGCGCTCGTCAGCGATACGCCGAGCATCGGACATACATAGACGCCGATTCCGGCGAGACTGAAGATGCTTCCGGAAGTGCTCAATGCCTTGATCTGGATCGGCCAGAAGGGGCCGCTCATTTCCATGGCGCCCATGGAAATGAATTGCAGGCCGAACAGCAGCGCGAAGACAGGTCCGAAGCCGCGCAGGACGGCGACTGCACTGGTCATCGCGCCCCCGCCAGCGGGTTGGGCAATTGGTGTTCGAGCCGATAATCGCGATAGCGTTCCAGATGCATCCGCAGGACCGAACGGGTCGGCCAAGACTGTTCAAGAAAAGCGTCGCGCTCCGCGAGCCAGAACGCATCAGACAGCATCCGGGGCCGCAGCGTCTGAAACGCCTCTTCTGTCTCCTCCCGCAGGATGCGCCATAGAAGGTCGCCGGAAAGCTTGTAGTGCTCGGTAAGGCAAAGGGCGATCTCATGAAGGTGGCAGACAAAGCAGGCATCGAGGACGAAGGAGCGGACGGGACTGATGTCGTCGTCAAATGTCGTCGGCAGAATCCCCTTGCGGCTGAACGGCTTCAGCGCGTAACCGCGCTCCTTGAAGAGCGGCGCGAAACTGCGCCCGTCGCCGAAGTCGCGGATCAGCAGTTTCCGCGGCTGGCCGTGATCGTCGAAGAGAATCGTGCTGTTTTGCTGATGCGCCTCGAAAGCAATTCCGTAGAGAAGATACATGGCGAGCGCCGGGCGGACGACGGTGCGCGCATAGCAGCGGAAGAATGCGGCAACCGCCGCCTCGCTCTCGCTGCCATTTCTGGCGATGAGCTCGCAGATGAGAGGGTGGCCGTCCAGCGGGCTTGCCGTTAGCAGCGCCGCGACGGTTACGGGCAGCATGCCGTCGCCGCGGGCCAGGGCACCGGTGTGGCGATACACCACCGAGAGGAAACGGCCAGGATGCTCGTCGCCCGTGTCCGGATGATGCAGAATGGCGCCCAGCTCTTCGGTGAAAATCTCCAGCTCATTTTTGAGATCATCCTCCTTCGCGAGAATGTCGGAAATCAGCGCGCTGAGGCGGGGGCCCATATGGATGGATTTGGCCTGCAGCGTGCGCTGCTCGCTCGTCATCCAGATGGCTACCGGCAGCTTGATGAAAGGTCTCGGCGCCTCTGTCTCCGGCAGCATCGTGCGAAACGACATGGATGGCAGCGTGACGATCTCCGGGCCTTGCGGGTCGAAAACACCCGCCGCGATCTCGGGCGCGAACTCGCGATCAACAAAATTCTTCAGGTGCCATGCGTGGACAGGGAAAGGAATCCAGTCTTCGGGTAGTTTCCCGCGTTCTCTCAGGCCGTCGGTCCAGTCTTGCCAGAGGTCGGGAAAGTTCTTCGAAAACCATCCCGAATAGCTTTCCACATGCGGCATCTTCTCCACATAGGTCCAGTCGGTGCGCAACGCAGCGATGCGAAGCCGCACACGGGCGCCGAACTCCGGTGATAATGCAATAACCTCTTCGGGCGGCAGGCCGGGCTTTGCCTTCCAGGTCGGATAGAAGGGGTGGCCCTCAAGCGCACCCCATTGGTCGAGGGTCATGGCCGCCAAGTGCGGCGGCATGTTTCCTTCGAGATAGGCAAGGAAACCTGATGCTCCGGCCTTAGCGATTTTCTGGCGCAGCTCGGCGCTCCAGCGTTCCCGATGGCGCCGTGCGAGAACGTCGTTGCGCATGCTATCGTCCACATCGCGGAGCAGGTGCTCTAGTCCGTCGGGCGCAGGAGTAAGGGCGAGAGACGGCGCAACCTCCCTCATCAGGGCGGCGGGACCATCGATCCTGTATCGGATGCCTGTTCCGTCCAGTACTTCGACTTGCCCGCGATTTTGCAATGTTCCGGCCGGTGCAAGGTACAGGTCGGTAAAGTGCAGCACACGCCGCGAAACCCAAAGGGGAAACCAAGCCTGCCTGCCGTCATGAGCCCACAACAATGCATTCGGATCCAACAGACGTTCCGCAAACAGGCAGCGGACCAGGCGGCTGATCGCATTGCACGCCGCCTTCTCCAGAAGCTCTGTCTCACCTGTCGCAATTTGATCTGTTGCGGAAGAAATGTTCTCGTCCATTAAGCTGCCTCCGGCCAGTCGGATGGTACATAGTCGAGCGCTCCGTCGGCCAATCCACCATGGTATTCGCGCGCCCATTGATAGGTTTTGGCAATGGCGGGAACCGCCACATTGAGCCGTTCCGCCATTGTGACGAGCAAGGCCTGTCCGAATGCGATATCCTCATGGAAGGCGCGGCTTTCGCGATCGACGATCAGTCCCGGACCATATGGGTTGGCAACGAGGGGAGCACGGATGCCCGCGTAGGCGCGATTTGTGCGCAGAAGCGTGTAGAGAGTCCGATCGTCCGCGATCTGGTTCCCATAGGCCTCCAAGAGTTCCTGCTGAAGCGGCTTTACGGAACTCAAATCAATGCCGAGACGCGCCTCACTCGCCCGCCGGATCGCCTGATTCTCCGCGTCGCAAGCTTCCAGGAGCTCGGCGCCTGCTTGGGGGCAATCGCTCCACCAGCACAGGGGTTCGTTGAATGGCCTGTTCTCGAAGGGTGCACCAGGGCCGATGAGGGTGTAAAGGATTGCGGGATGCATCAATGCGTTGCCTGGCGTCAAAGTGATCTCAAGGTAGTCTTGCAAGAGGGTGACGGGCGCTTCGTAGAGGCGATTCAACATTGCCGTGAGTCTTGAGCCGCTGGCAGCGCTTTCGCGACGATGAAGAGCGACAAAGAGTTCTGCTTTGGCCCCACCCATTCGCACCTTCTGCCCCGCGACCAGGTCGAAGGCGATGTGGGGCACGTCCTTCATGCCCCAGATCACTACATTCTCGCATTCTGAAAACGCTTTTGCCGCGAGCCAATCGAAACCACAGAAGCCGGGAATTGCTCCGACATAGACGCTCTTTTCCCGAGGCAAATGCGGCGCGATTCGGTGCAAGAGTGCCGGTCTCGCCTGGGCTGGCTGCGTTATGACGACCATATCGGCATTCTCAAGCGTCTTGGCAGGGTCGGTTCCGACATGGTCGGGTCTGGCCCTCACGATGCGATCGTCCCGGGTCTGTGCTTGCCAGATATCGTCGCCACTTGCCCATCGCCCGGCGACCGTGCTGGAGGTGGTCAGGACAGAAACCTCAATGCCTGGAACCTGCTTGAACAGAACCGCATTCAAGTGGCCCGTACGGCCAGCGCCACAAATGGTCACCTTCATGCTGCGCGCGCCCGTCCGGAGAGCCAGCCATCCAGCTGGATGGCGATTGCCGGGTCGAGAAGGCGGCGCTTCGCCATCCATTCGTCGTCGAAAATCGAACCCAGATATTTCTCTCCGCCATCCGCCACCGTCGTCACGACCGTGCCTGTCAGCTGGCCGGCGGCGATCAGCTCCAGCGCCTTGTAGATGGCGCCGCCCGTTGAACCGCCCACCAGCAGTCCTTTGCTGCGTGCGATGTAGCGCGCAGTCTCGAAGGCTTGGGTGTCTGTGACCTGGACGCCCTCGTCAATGCAGCCATAGTCCAGCACCTTACCGACCTCGTCACCTGCCGGCGTTCCCGTTCCGGATTGATAGTAGGGATGCCCAGGCTTGCCGAAGACAATCGATCCGGCCGGCTCGACCGCGATCGTGCGCACGGCCGGGTTGTGGCGCTTGAGGCGCTGGGAGATCCCAGTCATAGAGCCGCCTGTCCCGACGCAACCGACAAAGGCATCAATGCCGTCCGGAAGTTGGGTCAGCAACTCGTCGACGAGACCGGCATAGCCTTCCGGATTTGCCGGATTGTCGGATTGGTTCATGAACAACGCGCCTGGAAGCTGGGCTCCTAGCTGTGCGGCCAGCCTTTGTCGCTCGACGACGGCGACTTCGTCCTCGCGAAAATCGCCTTCGACGCAGCGGATCTCGGCGCCGAGCGCCCGCATCATGCGGACCTTGTCGGGTGCCGCATGATGGTCCACCACTGCGATAAAGCGCAGCCCGAACTCCAGTGCAGCGAGCGCAAGGCCGGTGCCAGTATTGCCGGAGGATGATTCGACGATGGTGCCTCCCGGCGCGAGGCGCCCATCGTCGAGAGCGGCGACAACCATGCTGCGTGCCATGCGGTCCTTCATCGAGCCGCCGGGATTGTTCTTCTCTATCTTCAGTACCAAGATGGCTTCGCGGTTCGGCACGTCAATCGACATTACCGGAGTCTGGCCGATCAATTGCGTTACGGTCGTGTGCAGCATTTAAACCTCTTCGATTGCGTCGGGAATGAGGATGGGATGCCCTTTAGCGTCCCCGACGACGCATAGGCGGACGGGCATCGGGTGGCGGTGGAATTCGTTTTCGAGAAGATCCATCTGGTAAGCGCCAGTATTGGCGAAGACCAAGAGGTCTCCGGCTTGCGGGGTGACGGGGAAGGTCAGCCACCTGTTGCTGAGAACGTCCTCGTCGAGACAACTATGTCCGGCAAGATAGGCCCGGATTGGGGAAGACACGGAGAGCGGTCTGGCGGCTGGCACGAGAATCGGATCGAGCAGAAACTCGGAGGCAAACCAGGTTTCGCAGGCGCT from Rhizobium gallicum bv. gallicum R602sp harbors:
- a CDS encoding S1C family serine protease, coding for MGIIDRDIQPSSDTGLLDAYSLAVSSSVDRVGPAVGRIERAGGRAAHGSGFAISPDGLVVTNNHVVDDAKNIRITTPEGAVVEGRVLGRDADTDLALIRANDWTGAWAKLGDSKSLKRGHIAIAIGNPLGFEWTVTAGIVSALGRSMRAASGRLMEDIIQTDAALNPGNSGGPLVSSAGEVIGVNTAIIQGAQSIAFAVASNTAKHVVSELLRFGHVRRAYVGIAADTVELHRRIALEAGIVQKTAVRLRRVEPGGPAEKAGLQEGDYLLSIDRHPVSGVDDVVRLMDGERIDTDSDFLIFSVAGRIENRTVRPHRRHS
- a CDS encoding TonB-dependent receptor, whose amino-acid sequence is MELRVGLLTVLLATVSRAALAQDATALERIEIKAGSSTSTMGTAPDGYPGGQVARGGRIGLVGNRDFIDTPFNITSYTAQTIENQGAQTVADVVANDPSVRSTHASGGMLDSFYVRGFPLNEGNFGEVAFDGVFGVAPTYRLFTDYAERVEVLKGPTALLYGISPNSSVGGTINIVPKRASDVDLTRVTTDYASDLYGGSHLDLSRRFGEERQFGARFNGSFHGGDTPIDNQSRDIAVGALALDYEGEDLRATLDFIGQREDFDAPLRPFFPMAGIEIPDAPDGRSNVQEPWEWSKSKDLSWLGRIEYDLSDTVTVFGAVGGGNSRVERLFGTPTILNSAGDVSITPQNFIFDVDRLTAETGIRAAFETEAVQHAVTFQVSGLQQTLNRGSNSGTAQLTNLFDPLPRPEQEVPQPSHVPKVSENTFYGFALSDTMSMLDERVQLTLGGRWQNVDTENFSPVTGDVTSSSDEAAVTPLAGIVVKPWENVALYANYVEGLSVGDTAPTTAINAGETLAPYRSKQYEIGTKVDLGRVAVTVSAFQIEKPFGQLETRGGDLVFIEGGEQRNRGVELSIFGEVTPEVRVLGGVTFIHGELTKTNSATTQGNTPIGVPSVQVNVGAEWDTPFMPGLTLAGNVIHTDEQFVNAANTQTIPSWTRLDLGARYHTEINEKPVTFRAEVENVFDLDYWSGVASFGTISQGAPLTVKVSMTTDF
- a CDS encoding ABC transporter substrate-binding protein translates to MRKDRSPLRAVIAAFVLIALSPAIIFAGEQATQAPITVTDIAGREVTVNAPVKRILLGEGRQLYLIASLDKEDPLARVVGWRNDLVEADPATYAQYLDAFPQLAKLPAFAGKENGLIDIESTIVQKPDVVLLNLEAMRANQDVNYIERLAELKIPVLYIDFRHAPLKNTEPTIRLLGKIMARDTRAEEIIAFRHQAMSRVSDVLARAKPQRPSVFVERIGGYADDCCLSFGAENFGKYVELAGGHNIGSDLLPSTFGQLNPEQVIAADPEQVVVTSADWEAYVPGGKWIPLGPGADPEVTRKKLEWFTTRSAYTGITAQKTQNFHGIWHQFYNSPYEFFAVQQLAKWFHPDLFADLDPDVTFAEYHRRFLPIPYRPGYAVSLSDRAN
- a CDS encoding MFS transporter, with product MTSAVAVLRGFGPVFALLFGLQFISMGAMEMSGPFWPIQIKALSTSGSIFSLAGIGVYVCPMLGVSLTSAFWGRMGDRYGNRLMMVRALAGLAVTQLLVAFANDVWTILALRFLQGACAGYIAPAQAYSVQITGGRDRARLFAWLQVATNVGSLGGAFLGGLILDALPFAAVNLTAGVICALCAIVAWGSLPVPPGGAGFKGPAKRSTAGLAPSAGLSVPGLLALMGILLTSRMVLQVPFSLFMSEVYSAHHWVTGLSYGLMALGFVVTAPLWARLFEDRPPSFVLGWSVLITAGCLAVTSLAGSTRAIGLFATLYFAWGALLGGTTPVLLSLVSAATQSDRQGSVLGLAQSCQQIASVVGIVAGVVATQRYGLEIAFPLVASLYGLSFLVALCLWLKSRPPFDKGELS
- a CDS encoding NAD/NADP octopine/nopaline dehydrogenase family protein, with product MKVTICGAGRTGHLNAVLFKQVPGIEVSVLTTSSTVAGRWASGDDIWQAQTRDDRIVRARPDHVGTDPAKTLENADMVVITQPAQARPALLHRIAPHLPREKSVYVGAIPGFCGFDWLAAKAFSECENVVIWGMKDVPHIAFDLVAGQKVRMGGAKAELFVALHRRESAASGSRLTAMLNRLYEAPVTLLQDYLEITLTPGNALMHPAILYTLIGPGAPFENRPFNEPLCWWSDCPQAGAELLEACDAENQAIRRASEARLGIDLSSVKPLQQELLEAYGNQIADDRTLYTLLRTNRAYAGIRAPLVANPYGPGLIVDRESRAFHEDIAFGQALLVTMAERLNVAVPAIAKTYQWAREYHGGLADGALDYVPSDWPEAA
- a CDS encoding cupin translates to MKPEAIRLEPGNVIPNNPAFPLLLYRGVLNGDDRAAGFEALFGRNGWGNMWRNGVYPFHHYHSKTHEALGFAIGSATLMLGGPTGLKVEVHAGDAAVLPAGTGHCRISASSDFLVVGAYPAGADYDLCRDEPTPEQMKRIQNLAAPITDPVTGGSGGLIALWR
- a CDS encoding cysteine synthase family protein → MLHTTVTQLIGQTPVMSIDVPNREAILVLKIEKNNPGGSMKDRMARSMVVAALDDGRLAPGGTIVESSSGNTGTGLALAALEFGLRFIAVVDHHAAPDKVRMMRALGAEIRCVEGDFREDEVAVVERQRLAAQLGAQLPGALFMNQSDNPANPEGYAGLVDELLTQLPDGIDAFVGCVGTGGSMTGISQRLKRHNPAVRTIAVEPAGSIVFGKPGHPYYQSGTGTPAGDEVGKVLDYGCIDEGVQVTDTQAFETARYIARSKGLLVGGSTGGAIYKALELIAAGQLTGTVVTTVADGGEKYLGSIFDDEWMAKRRLLDPAIAIQLDGWLSGRARAA
- a CDS encoding IucA/IucC family protein, which gives rise to MDENISSATDQIATGETELLEKAACNAISRLVRCLFAERLLDPNALLWAHDGRQAWFPLWVSRRVLHFTDLYLAPAGTLQNRGQVEVLDGTGIRYRIDGPAALMREVAPSLALTPAPDGLEHLLRDVDDSMRNDVLARRHRERWSAELRQKIAKAGASGFLAYLEGNMPPHLAAMTLDQWGALEGHPFYPTWKAKPGLPPEEVIALSPEFGARVRLRIAALRTDWTYVEKMPHVESYSGWFSKNFPDLWQDWTDGLRERGKLPEDWIPFPVHAWHLKNFVDREFAPEIAAGVFDPQGPEIVTLPSMSFRTMLPETEAPRPFIKLPVAIWMTSEQRTLQAKSIHMGPRLSALISDILAKEDDLKNELEIFTEELGAILHHPDTGDEHPGRFLSVVYRHTGALARGDGMLPVTVAALLTASPLDGHPLICELIARNGSESEAAVAAFFRCYARTVVRPALAMYLLYGIAFEAHQQNSTILFDDHGQPRKLLIRDFGDGRSFAPLFKERGYALKPFSRKGILPTTFDDDISPVRSFVLDACFVCHLHEIALCLTEHYKLSGDLLWRILREETEEAFQTLRPRMLSDAFWLAERDAFLEQSWPTRSVLRMHLERYRDYRLEHQLPNPLAGAR